In Ahaetulla prasina isolate Xishuangbanna chromosome 10, ASM2864084v1, whole genome shotgun sequence, the genomic window TGCCAAGAGATATTTATCTGCCTGAAGGCAACAAGCTATAAGTACCATTTCAGAAGCCGTAGAACAAGCGTATCTGATGTGGCTCCACTCTGCCCAGAGGCTACACTGTTCTCGGTCCAATTTGATTCTGCTGATGAAATGTATGCCCCTGGCCTAGGAAACGACGAGGAAGCTGTTAGGGGAAAGGAACTTTTAAGAAGGCTGGAGATTTAACGTTGATAGTAGTGTCTCTTACTTCAGTTGTATTTTGAACCTTTCCAGTTGACTTTCCTATTCTAGTTGGGCCCATGGCATCACAGGcagaaaattcacatttttttcaaaCCTGTCTTTAGCACTGTGGAAACTTTTAGCAAATTGGATCTCATGCAAAAGAAAAGATGGcatagaatggaatgaatgggGACTAACGAGGGGGGTTTATCTTCCCAAAAACTTCCTTGGATATGATTATTTCTGATTGGGGTAACTTCCAGAATACACTGCTGCATGAGTGATACATGCAACAGTTTTTAAAAGACTTGCAAGAAAAAGATGTTTAAGCACATGTAAAGTAGATCACAGTCTACTTCTTATTAAGATAAAATAATGTagaatagacagcatcaccactagATGGATATACAGTTGGCTGAaaaactgcactcaatgtgtagtccttaatggtactacatctacatgcaaGGAAGGAAGCAGTACATATCATAAAGGTCTTAAGCTAagagtgaaatccacttaccttcgctaccagtttgcaaatgtgagtgtatgCGCATCCTCCACGCATCCTCCACGCATGTCCAGAGCCTTCTGcgcaaatgggatgtgatgacatacaggtgggtgggtggaacctctcactgccggcgctaccagttcacccaagccggatagaactggctgaatttcaccactcttAAGCCCAGTACTAGAAgggaaatttgcagatgacatcaagctgggggGATAGACaacactttggaggatagattcaaaatgcagaaggatcttgacagacttgaacatttggTCCTCTACAAGAAAATGCAATGCCTAAGTCTTATACTTAGGCATGAAAAAACAGGTGGTACCTAGCTCAAcaacagtaactgtgaaagggtcccaggcagtggtgaaatctgtgtcggtttactactggttctctggctgcgcatgcgcccgTGCAGTGCACTGCAAaacgaggcatggggtaagtagagcagtgtgcgggggtggggggtgatcagctatggcatgtgctctttttttaaattttaaaagcatttttttacaaccttttcatctgaataggttgtaaaaatgcttttaaaagtaaaaaaaggctctgacgatcaggcagctgtgatttttttaccttttaaaagcattttttaaaagaagcggcaagcgagtgaccgggcaattgggtgggcatgggtgggggccagggatttttgctattggttctccgaaccacgccCTGCCagccaatctggtccgaaccaggcgcatttcacccctggtcctaggtgtcctagtggacaaccatttacgcTAAATATGAGCCACCAGTGTCCTGCAacttccaaaaaagccaatgccatCTTAggatgcatcaacagagggatggtATCAAGATCACacaaagtattagtactgctttatactgcCTTAGTTAAGACCACATttagaatactgtgtccagttctggtcacacaATAGAGAAAATTgccaagactctagaaagagtgcaaagaacaacaaagattatAAAGGGTCTGGAGGCGAGGCTAAAGCACACAAGGAATGGGGAGGGAGCTACGTAAGTTTAGTCCAGTGAAGAGAAAGACtcggggtgacaggatagcagtcttccaatacttgaggggctgtcactgaGAAGACGGGGtcaccctattctccaaaacacggagggcaaaacaagaaggaatgggtggaagatTTTTAacaagagatccaacctagaattagggagaaatttccagacggtgagaacaattaatcaatggaatagcttgcctcctggagttgtggatgctccttcactggaagttttcaagaagagattggacagccatttgtccagaatggtctggggtctcctgctcaagcgggcggttggactagatgacttccaaagtcccttccaaccctgtttttCTATGTTCTAAGCTAGCAACCATGTACAGGTCCAGGAAAATACCAAGGTTCAGCTTAAATTAGCCCTTAACCTCTGACGTTCCAGGTCAAATCCTAAACTTCAATATTCCAACATTCCAACCAAAAGGGCTGGAGAACCCTAGTCAGGCAGGGAGCCTTGAATGACAACCACAGCCTTATAAACTCTTTTCCCAAAGGAGGCTGAGTGCCCTTTGGCCATGATCATTTGCAGGTTTTGCCAGTTCCTCCACCATCTGAAACTTTCAGACATATAATGGGATGAAATACAGCTGATGGAATCCTTTCATTATTTCAACTGCTGTACATTCAAACTATATTAAATCC contains:
- the FAM229A gene encoding protein FAM229A isoform X2 translates to MRIHSHLQTGSEASSSFPRPGAYISSAESNWTENSVASGQSGATSDTLVLRLLKWQLRRCPGCHCLTLPNVPIDVYIAMGGSHRPRTT